In the Streptomyces sp. cg36 genome, one interval contains:
- a CDS encoding Lrp/AsnC family transcriptional regulator, whose amino-acid sequence MAIDHLDGRLIVLLAREPRIGVLEASRRLGVARGTVQARLDRLQSNGVIRGFGPDVDPAALGYPVTAFATLEIKQGQGADVRAHLASVPEVLELHTTTGQGDMLCRLVARSNADLQRVIDRVVGFDGIVRAATAIVMENPVPLRIIPLVEQAAADDV is encoded by the coding sequence ATGGCGATCGATCATCTGGACGGGCGGCTCATCGTGCTGCTGGCACGGGAGCCGCGCATCGGGGTCCTTGAGGCGTCCCGGCGGCTCGGCGTGGCGCGCGGCACCGTGCAGGCCCGGCTCGACCGGCTTCAGTCGAATGGCGTCATCCGGGGATTCGGTCCCGACGTCGATCCGGCGGCGCTCGGCTACCCGGTGACCGCGTTCGCGACGCTGGAGATCAAACAGGGCCAGGGCGCCGACGTACGGGCGCACTTGGCCTCCGTGCCGGAGGTCCTGGAGCTGCACACCACCACCGGCCAGGGCGACATGCTCTGCCGTCTGGTGGCCCGCTCCAACGCCGACCTCCAGCGGGTGATCGACCGGGTTGTCGGTTTTGATGGGATCGTCCGCGCCGCCACGGCGATCGTGATGGAGAACCCCGTGCCGCTGCGGATCATCCCGCTGGTGGAACAGGCGGCGGCCGACGACGTGTGA
- the hppD gene encoding 4-hydroxyphenylpyruvate dioxygenase: MTETIDHTPDTARQADPFPVKGMDAVVFAVGNAKQAAHYYSTAFGMKLVAYSGPENGSRETASYVLTNGSARFVFTSVIKASTDHGRFLEGHVAEHGDGVVDLAIEVPDARAAYRYATEHGATGLTEPYEVKDEHGTVVLAAIATYGKTRHTLVDRSGYTGPYLPGFVSADPIVEPPAKRTFQAIDHCVGNVELGRMNEWVEFYNKVMGFTNMKEFVGDDIATEYSALMSKVVADGTLKVKFPINEPAIAKKKSQIDEYLEFYGGAGVQHIALATNDIVATVRAMRAAGVAFLDTPDSYYDTLGEWAGETRVPVETLRELKILVDRDEDGYLLQIFTKPVQDRPTVFFEMIERHGSMGFGKGNFKALFEAIEREQEKRGNL; the protein is encoded by the coding sequence ATGACTGAGACCATCGATCACACCCCCGACACCGCCCGGCAGGCCGACCCCTTCCCGGTGAAGGGTATGGACGCGGTCGTCTTCGCCGTGGGCAACGCCAAGCAGGCCGCGCACTACTACTCGACCGCCTTCGGCATGAAGCTCGTCGCCTACTCCGGACCGGAGAACGGCAGCCGCGAGACCGCCTCGTACGTCCTGACCAACGGCTCCGCCCGTTTCGTGTTCACCTCCGTCATCAAGGCGTCCACCGACCACGGCCGCTTCCTCGAAGGCCATGTCGCCGAGCACGGTGACGGCGTCGTCGACCTCGCCATCGAGGTGCCGGACGCGCGCGCCGCGTACCGGTACGCCACCGAGCACGGCGCCACCGGCCTGACCGAGCCGTACGAGGTGAAGGACGAGCACGGCACGGTCGTGCTGGCCGCGATCGCCACCTACGGCAAGACCCGCCACACCCTGGTCGACCGGTCCGGCTACACCGGCCCGTACCTGCCCGGCTTCGTGTCCGCCGACCCGATCGTGGAGCCCCCGGCCAAGCGCACCTTCCAGGCCATCGACCACTGCGTCGGCAACGTCGAGCTCGGCCGCATGAACGAGTGGGTCGAGTTCTACAACAAGGTCATGGGCTTCACGAACATGAAGGAGTTCGTGGGCGACGACATCGCGACCGAGTACTCGGCGCTGATGTCGAAGGTCGTCGCGGACGGCACCCTCAAGGTGAAGTTCCCGATCAACGAGCCCGCGATCGCGAAGAAGAAGTCGCAGATCGACGAGTACCTGGAGTTCTACGGCGGCGCCGGCGTCCAGCACATCGCGCTCGCCACCAACGACATCGTGGCGACCGTCCGCGCGATGCGCGCCGCGGGCGTGGCGTTCCTGGACACCCCGGACTCGTACTACGACACGCTGGGGGAGTGGGCGGGCGAGACCCGGGTGCCCGTCGAGACCCTGCGCGAGCTGAAGATCCTCGTCGACCGCGACGAGGACGGCTATCTGCTCCAGATCTTCACCAAGCCGGTCCAGGACCGTCCGACGGTCTTCTTCGAGATGATCGAGCGCCACGGCTCGATGGGCTTCGGCAAGGGCAACTTCAAGGCGCTCTTCGAGGCGATCGAGCGCGAGCAGGAGAAGCGCGGCAACCTCTGA
- a CDS encoding FAD-binding oxidoreductase, translated as MNDGAEPVAPSEAAAETASASPDLLLDRLRAGLPADALITDPDVTASYAHDMAGFCAAGAPAAVVLPRTVEQVQHVMRTATELRVPVVPQGARTGLSGGANATEGCVVLSLVRMDRILEISAVDRVAVVEPGVVNAVLSRKVLEHGLYYPPDPSSWEECTIGGNIGTASGGLCCVKYGVTAEYVLGLDVVLADGRLLETGRRTAKGVAGYDLTRLFVGSEGSLGVVVKAVLALRPAPPRQLALAAEFPSAAAACEAVCAIMESGRTPSLLELMDGTTVRAVNRMARMGLPESTEALLLAAFDTPDPAADLAAVGALCTAAGATEVVPAESAAESELLLKARRLSLTALETIKPSTMIDDVCVPRSRLAAMLDGTAAIAAKYGLTIGVCAHAGDGNTHPVVCFDGADEDETRRARESFDEIMALGLELGGTITGEHGVGLLKKEWLARELGPVGVEMQRAVKRTFDPLGLLNPGKLF; from the coding sequence ATGAACGATGGAGCCGAGCCCGTCGCCCCCTCCGAGGCCGCCGCCGAGACCGCGAGCGCGTCCCCGGACCTCCTCCTGGACCGGCTGCGCGCGGGGCTGCCCGCCGACGCGCTGATCACCGACCCGGACGTCACCGCCTCCTACGCCCACGACATGGCGGGCTTCTGCGCCGCCGGGGCCCCGGCCGCGGTCGTCCTGCCGCGCACCGTCGAGCAGGTCCAGCACGTCATGCGCACCGCCACCGAGCTGCGCGTCCCGGTGGTGCCGCAGGGCGCCCGCACCGGCCTGTCGGGCGGCGCCAACGCGACCGAGGGCTGTGTGGTGCTGTCCCTGGTCCGGATGGACCGCATCCTGGAGATCAGCGCGGTCGACCGGGTGGCGGTCGTCGAACCCGGTGTCGTCAACGCCGTGCTCTCCCGGAAAGTCCTGGAACACGGGCTCTACTACCCGCCCGATCCCTCCAGTTGGGAGGAGTGCACGATCGGCGGGAACATCGGCACCGCGTCCGGCGGGCTGTGCTGCGTGAAGTACGGGGTGACCGCCGAGTACGTCCTCGGCCTCGACGTGGTCCTCGCCGACGGCCGCCTCCTGGAGACCGGCCGCCGCACCGCCAAGGGCGTCGCCGGATACGACCTGACCCGGCTCTTCGTCGGCTCCGAGGGCAGCCTCGGCGTGGTGGTGAAGGCGGTGCTGGCGCTGCGGCCCGCGCCGCCGCGCCAGCTGGCGCTGGCCGCCGAGTTCCCGTCGGCGGCGGCGGCCTGCGAGGCGGTCTGCGCGATCATGGAGAGCGGCCGTACGCCGTCGCTGCTCGAACTCATGGACGGCACGACCGTACGGGCGGTGAACCGGATGGCCCGCATGGGCCTGCCGGAGAGCACCGAGGCGCTGCTGCTGGCCGCCTTCGACACCCCGGACCCGGCCGCCGACCTGGCCGCCGTGGGGGCGCTGTGCACGGCGGCCGGGGCCACCGAGGTCGTCCCGGCGGAGTCGGCCGCCGAGTCCGAACTGCTGCTCAAGGCAAGGCGGTTGTCGCTCACGGCGCTGGAGACCATCAAGCCCTCCACCATGATCGACGACGTCTGCGTACCGCGCTCCAGGCTCGCCGCCATGCTCGACGGGACCGCCGCGATCGCCGCCAAGTACGGCCTGACCATCGGCGTCTGCGCGCACGCGGGCGACGGCAACACCCACCCGGTGGTCTGCTTCGACGGCGCCGACGAGGACGAGACGCGGCGGGCCCGGGAGTCCTTCGACGAGATCATGGCGCTCGGTCTGGAACTGGGCGGCACGATCACCGGCGAGCACGGCGTGGGCCTGCTGAAGAAGGAGTGGCTGGCCCGTGAGCTCGGCCCGGTGGGCGTGGAGATGCAGCGCGCGGTGAAGCGGACCTTCGACCCGCTGGGCCTGCTGAACCCGGGCAAGCTCTTCTGA
- a CDS encoding SsgA family sporulation/cell division regulator: MHTVVERELELKLVLSPERSIPVPARLSYRTDDPYAVHITFHIGTDHPVNWTFARELLVEGVFRPCGHGDVRIWPTKMEGRSVILMALSSPDGDALLEAPSAQVSAWLERTLRVVPPGSETEQLGIDDGLAELLAPTTGRSRVEELYLNDPWPSDESRPEEGA, encoded by the coding sequence ATGCACACCGTCGTGGAACGCGAGCTGGAACTCAAACTGGTGCTGTCGCCGGAGCGCAGCATCCCCGTTCCGGCCCGGCTCTCCTATCGCACCGACGACCCCTACGCCGTCCACATCACCTTCCACATCGGCACCGACCACCCCGTGAACTGGACCTTCGCCCGCGAACTGCTGGTCGAGGGGGTGTTCCGGCCGTGCGGCCACGGGGACGTGCGGATCTGGCCCACCAAGATGGAGGGGCGCAGCGTGATCCTGATGGCGCTGAGCTCGCCGGACGGGGACGCGCTGCTCGAAGCGCCCTCCGCGCAGGTCTCGGCGTGGCTGGAGCGGACGCTGCGGGTGGTTCCGCCGGGCTCTGAGACCGAGCAGCTCGGCATCGACGACGGCCTCGCCGAGCTGCTCGCCCCCACGACCGGCCGCAGCCGGGTCGAGGAGCTCTATCTGAACGACCCCTGGCCCTCGGACGAGTCCCGGCCGGAGGAGGGTGCGTGA
- a CDS encoding RDD family protein: MSAPTPATGDGTPAAGFYPDPSIPGYVRYWNGAAWVPGTSRPAPAEGEAMPVPPPGAAPAAPALASAPPVPLPVEETGPVFLDEPDPAPAPLHGSRPDPAPAWHADAVHQSGFGDDAARRVSWGQPGEPGPGGPQPSAPQPQPLPPQSGAAQSQPQSPPPQSGPARPLPLPAAPAEERPAPGGAPLPVQSLPAQPLPGRPAPVDPWAGSDPRLADPRRPDPRRAEADGRRAAVGSAPARAALPSAPAVPQQPVTPQPAPAPYPPAGQGGARPQPAPTPYPEPRRAAPQPAPAAPVSPVTTGPGGGAASWAQQVHRLAQTEEAAAGEPVVPWKPPVEDPFLKAARAQTAARPAGVGRRLAARLVDTAVLGAAVAALAVPLGVKGADHIQQKVDAAKLSGETVTVYLLDGTTAGYLGIVLGAFLLLGVVYEALPTAKWGRTLGKRLCRVQVRDIESHEPPSFGAALRRWLVYGVLGVFVVGVVNVLWCLFDRPWRQCWHDKAARTFVAGT, encoded by the coding sequence ATGAGCGCCCCCACCCCGGCCACCGGCGACGGCACCCCCGCCGCTGGCTTCTATCCCGATCCGTCCATTCCTGGATATGTCCGGTACTGGAACGGCGCCGCCTGGGTGCCCGGCACGAGCCGGCCCGCCCCGGCCGAGGGCGAAGCCATGCCCGTGCCGCCGCCCGGCGCGGCCCCGGCGGCCCCCGCGCTCGCCTCCGCCCCGCCCGTGCCGCTGCCGGTGGAGGAGACGGGCCCGGTCTTCCTCGACGAGCCCGACCCCGCCCCCGCGCCCCTGCACGGCTCGCGCCCCGACCCGGCCCCGGCCTGGCACGCGGACGCCGTCCACCAGTCGGGCTTCGGCGACGACGCGGCCCGCCGGGTCTCCTGGGGGCAGCCGGGCGAGCCGGGCCCGGGCGGCCCCCAGCCCTCGGCGCCCCAGCCCCAGCCCCTGCCCCCGCAGTCCGGCGCGGCCCAGTCCCAGCCCCAGTCGCCGCCCCCGCAGTCCGGCCCCGCCCGGCCGCTCCCGCTGCCCGCGGCCCCGGCCGAGGAGCGGCCCGCGCCGGGCGGCGCCCCGCTCCCGGTGCAGTCGCTGCCCGCGCAGCCGCTGCCGGGCCGTCCGGCCCCGGTGGACCCGTGGGCCGGGAGCGACCCGCGCCTGGCCGATCCCCGCCGCCCCGACCCGCGCCGGGCCGAGGCGGACGGGCGCCGGGCGGCCGTGGGCTCCGCGCCCGCGCGGGCCGCGCTGCCCTCCGCGCCCGCCGTCCCGCAGCAGCCGGTCACCCCGCAGCCCGCCCCGGCGCCGTATCCGCCGGCCGGGCAGGGCGGCGCCCGCCCGCAGCCCGCCCCCACGCCGTACCCCGAGCCCCGGCGGGCGGCCCCGCAGCCCGCTCCGGCGGCGCCCGTCTCGCCCGTCACCACCGGGCCCGGCGGGGGCGCCGCGTCCTGGGCGCAGCAGGTGCACCGCCTCGCCCAGACCGAGGAGGCGGCGGCGGGGGAACCCGTCGTGCCGTGGAAGCCGCCGGTCGAGGACCCGTTCCTGAAGGCCGCGCGGGCCCAGACGGCGGCCCGGCCCGCCGGGGTGGGCCGCCGCCTCGCCGCCCGCCTGGTGGACACCGCCGTGCTCGGCGCCGCCGTCGCCGCGCTCGCCGTACCGCTGGGAGTGAAGGGCGCGGACCACATCCAGCAGAAGGTCGACGCGGCCAAGCTCTCCGGCGAGACCGTGACGGTCTATCTGCTGGACGGCACCACGGCCGGCTACCTCGGCATCGTCCTCGGCGCGTTCCTGCTCCTGGGCGTGGTGTACGAGGCGCTGCCGACCGCCAAGTGGGGCCGCACCCTGGGCAAGCGGCTGTGCCGGGTCCAGGTCCGCGACATCGAGTCGCACGAGCCGCCGTCGTTCGGCGCGGCCCTGCGCCGCTGGCTGGTCTACGGGGTGCTGGGCGTATTCGTGGTGGGCGTCGTCAACGTCCTGTGGTGCCTGTTCGACCGCCCGTGGCGGCAGTGCTGGCACGACAAGGCGGCCCGCACCTTCGTCGCGGGCACCTGA